From a single Brassica rapa cultivar Chiifu-401-42 chromosome A01, CAAS_Brap_v3.01, whole genome shotgun sequence genomic region:
- the LOC103832145 gene encoding receptor-like kinase TMK4, which produces MEAPTPLLLLLLLFAVSLLTATTADDGAAMLALAKSLSPPPSDWSTTSSTGYCKWSGVRCSSDRVSSINLEDKSLSGGLAPEISTLSELKTITLQRNKLTGKIPSFAKLASLQEIYIDSNLFDGVEPGAFAGLTSLQILSMSDNPNLSPWSFPSELAESTSLTTIYLDNTTISGALPDIFENFASLQNLRLSYNNITGPLPPSLAKSSIQNLWINNQLSGLSGSIEVLSGMTSLSQAWLQKNQFTGPIPDLSKSENLFDLQLRDNQLTGVVSTTLLPLGSLKNISLDNNKFQGPLPSFPPAVEKVTDDHNYFCTTKPGVACDAQVATLLAVAGGLGYPSMLAESWQGNDACNSWAYVTCSAGKVVTLNLAKHGFQGFISPAIVNLTSLKSLYLNDNNLTGDIPKVLTSMPSLSLIDVSNNNLTGEILKFPDPVKFTYKPGNVLLGTDAGDSSSPGAGGKGGGGSGGSSGGGGGGGGGSKAPVIIGVIVAVLVFLAILGFVVYKFVMKKKYGKFRRTTDPENAGKVLVSDAASNGNGNGHGGGANNFNALNSPSSGDNSERFLLEGGSVTIPMEVLRQVTNNFSEANILGRGGFGVVYAGELHDGTKTAVKRMECSAMGNKGMNEFQAEIAVLTKVRHRHLVALLGYCVNGNERLLVYEYMPQGNLGQHLFEYGELGYSPLTWKQRVSIALDVARGVEYLHSLAQQSFIHRDLKPSNILLGDDMRAKVADFGLVKNAPDGKYSVETRLAGTFGYLAPEYAATGRVTTKVDVYAFGVVLMEMITGRKALDDSLPDERSHLVTWFRRILINKENIPKAIDQTLEADEETLESIHRVAELAGHCTAREPQQRPDMGHAVNVLGPLVEKWKPSCQEEEESFGIDVNNMSLPQALQRWQQNEGTSTSMFHGDFSYSQTQSSIPPKPSGFPNTFDSADGR; this is translated from the exons ATGGAGGCTCCCAcgcctctcctcctcctcctcctcctcttcgcCGTCTCTCTCCTCACCGCAACCACCGCAGACGACGGAGCAGCAATGCTTGCTCTAGCGAAATCACTCAGTCCTCCGCCGTCAGACTGGTCAACCACCTCCTCCACCGGCTACTGCAAGTGGTCCGGCGTGAGGTGCAGCTCGGACCGCGTCAGCTCAATCAACCTCGAGGATAAGTCTCTCTCCGGCGGCTTAGCTCCCGAGATCTCGACTCTCTCCGAGCTCAAGACGATCACTCTGCAGCGCAACAAGCTCACCGGTAAGATCCCTTCCTTCGCGAAGCTCGCCTCTCTTCAAGAGATCTACATCGACTCGAATCTCTTCGACGGAGTTGAGCCCGGAGCTTTCGCCGGACTCACCAGCCTCCAGATCTTGAGTATGAGCGATAACCCTAACCTCTCCCCTTGGAGCTTCCCTTCGGAGCTCGCGGAATCGACTTCCCTCACCACCATCTACCTCGACAACACCACCATCTCCGGCGCATTGCCTGACATCTTCGAGAACTTCGCTTCTCTCCAAAACCTCCGCTTATCATACAACAACATCACGGGGCCGTTACCTCCTTCCCTGGCCAAATCTTCGATTCAGAATCTCTGGATCAATAACCAGTTATCCGGTTTATCCGGTTCAATCGAAGTACTCTCCGGTATGACTTCGTTATCGCAAGCGTGGCTTCAGAAGAATCAATTCACCGGTCCGATTCCAGATCTCTCGAAGAGCGAGAACCTTTTCGATCTCCAGCTCAGAGATAATCAGTTAACCGGAGTCGTATCCACGACGCTGTTACCACTCGGGAGCCTCAAGAACATTTCGTTAGACAACAACAAGTTCCAAGGTCCTCTTCCTTCGTTCCCGCCGGCGGTTGAGAAAGTAACTGATGATCACAACTACTTCTGCACTACCAAACCCGGAGTGGCGTGTGATGCTCAGGTGGCGACGCTTTTAGCGGTGGCCGGAGGCTTGGGGTATCCGTCGATGTTGGCTGAGTCGTGGCAAGGGAACGATGCTTGTAACAGTTGGGCTTATGTGACATGTTCAGCTGGGAAAGTTGTCACCTTGAATCTTGCCAAACATGGATTCCAAGGGTTTATATCTCCGGCGATTGTGAATCTCACTTCCCTCAAGAGCCTTTACCTTAACGACAACAATTTAACCGGTGATATACCTAAGGTGTTGACCTCTATGCCTAGCTTGAGTCTAATTGATGTCTCGAACAACAACCTCACTGGTGAGATTTTGAAGTTTCCGGATCCGGTTAAGTTTACTTACAAACCGGGTAATGTTTTGTTGGGAACTGATGCTGGAGATTCTTCTAGTCCGGGGGCTGGTGGTAAAGGCGGTGGTGGTAGTGGTGGGTCTTCtggtggtggcggtggtggtggtggtggtagtaAGGCTCCTGTGATCATTGGTGTGATCGTGGCGGTTCTTGTTTTTCTTGCTATTTTAGGATTTGTGGTTTACAAGtttgtgatgaagaagaagtatGGGAAGTTCAGAAGGACGACGGATCCTGAGAATGCAGGGAAGGTTTTGGTTAGTGATGCTGCGTCTAATGGTAATGGGAATGGACATGGTGGAGGAGCTAATAACTTCAATGCTTTGAACAGTCCTAGTAGTGGTGACAATAGCGAGCGTTTCCTTCTTGAAGGGGGAAGCGTTACCATTCCGATGGAGGTTCTTCGTCAAGTTACTAATAACTTCAGCGAGGCTAACATATTGGGAAGAGGCGGTTTTGGTGTTGTGTACGCTGGAGAGTTACACGATGGGACCAAGACTGCGGTCAAGAGGATGGAATGTTCAGCAATGGGTAATAAAGGAATGAACGAGTTTCAGGCCGAGATAGCTGTGCTCACTAAGGTCAGGCATAGACATTTGGTTGCGCTGTTGGGTTACTGTGTGAACGGGAACGAGAGATTGCTTGTCTATGAGTACATGCCGCAGGGTAATCTTGGACAGCATTTGTTTGAGTACGGTGAACTCGGTTACTCTCCTCTGACATGGAAACAAAGGGTGAGTATCGCTCTAGACGTGGCACGGGGTGTTGAATATCTCCATAGCTTGGCTCAGCAGAGCTTCATCCACAGAGATTTAAAACCCTCTAACATCCTTCTTGGTGATGATATGAGGGCAAAGGTTGCTGATTTTGGATTGGTTAAGAACGCACCTGATGGGAAATACTCCGTTGAGACGAGATTAGCAGGCACATTCGGTTATCTAGCACCTGAATACGCCG CTACTGGAAGAGTAACGACGAAAGTGGATGTGTATGCATTTGGAGTGGTTCTTATGGAAATGATAACAGGAAGAAAAGCATTAGATGATTCATTACCGGACGAGAGATCCCACCTAGTCACATGGTTCAGAAGAATCCTTATCAATAAAGAAAACATCCCAAAGGCGATCGACCAAACATTAGAGGCAGACGAGGAAACATTGGAGAGCATTCACAGGGTTGCTGAGCTAGCAGGACACTGTACAGCCCGTGAGCCTCAACAAAGACCAGACATGGGCCACGCGGTTAACGTGCTAGGTCCACTGGTAGAGAAGTGGAAACCGTCGtgccaagaagaagaagagagtttcGGGATCGATGTGAACAACATGAGTTTACCTCAAGCTCTACAGAGATGGCAGCAAAACGAAGGAACATCGACGTCAATGTTCCATGGAGACTTCTCTTACTCTCAGACACAGTCTAGTATTCCTCCAAAGCCTTCTGGTTTCCCTAACACGTTTGATTCTGCTGATGGTCGGTGA